A genome region from Thermococcus onnurineus NA1 includes the following:
- a CDS encoding aromatic amino acid transport family protein has translation MPVTDGTPRRKVTTSHGRYYVGRLAAGRRKKVTLIQNLRRRKATVALRTSTIKVEKARITKNEALAILVGTQIGAGVLGLPYAASKVGLIPALGVLLGVMLLMLATAFIVLKFSAEMGGAQMSTIANRTLGKAGGWLMYISIFIMSFGALLAYIAGMGSVFSSLFGISDTLGALIFWVLASLVVYHGLEASGKTELIMSYIMLALFIGVTLMLTPHAELENGLYTDLSGILSITGVAIFALGCHTIIPDVYKGLGSYEETKKVIILAFLIPTAIYAVFMAAFLLAFGKNTPQIATQGLELLYGHVGKLVGNLIPLLAITTSYIGIALAQQSNNAEFMRLKKPIAWGLTVIPPATLYFAGVKNFADVLAFAGDTGDFLAFIVLPILIYLASKLRK, from the coding sequence ATGCCCGTTACTGATGGAACCCCCCGGAGAAAAGTCACCACCTCACACGGGAGGTATTATGTGGGGAGACTAGCTGCAGGGAGACGTAAAAAGGTCACCCTCATCCAGAACCTAAGGAGAAGAAAAGCTACGGTAGCTTTGAGAACCTCCACGATAAAGGTCGAAAAGGCACGCATCACAAAGAACGAGGCCCTGGCAATACTCGTGGGAACACAGATAGGGGCAGGGGTGCTTGGACTTCCCTATGCAGCCTCAAAGGTTGGCCTGATCCCAGCACTGGGCGTTCTCTTAGGAGTGATGCTTCTGATGCTGGCGACGGCATTCATAGTGCTGAAGTTCTCCGCCGAGATGGGCGGAGCACAGATGAGCACCATAGCCAACAGAACCCTCGGAAAGGCAGGAGGCTGGCTCATGTACATCAGCATATTCATAATGAGCTTCGGCGCGCTCCTCGCTTACATAGCGGGAATGGGCAGCGTCTTCTCCAGCCTCTTCGGTATAAGCGACACGCTTGGAGCGCTCATATTCTGGGTTCTGGCATCGCTCGTAGTTTACCACGGACTCGAAGCCAGCGGAAAGACCGAGCTCATAATGAGTTACATAATGCTCGCCCTCTTCATCGGCGTTACCCTGATGCTCACCCCCCACGCAGAGCTCGAAAACGGCCTCTACACCGACCTCTCGGGAATACTCAGCATAACCGGCGTTGCCATCTTCGCCCTCGGCTGCCACACCATAATCCCCGACGTCTACAAGGGACTCGGAAGCTACGAAGAGACCAAGAAGGTCATTATCCTGGCGTTCCTCATTCCAACGGCCATTTACGCTGTCTTTATGGCAGCATTCCTTCTCGCCTTTGGAAAGAACACCCCGCAAATCGCCACTCAGGGGCTCGAGCTGCTCTATGGCCACGTTGGCAAGCTCGTAGGCAACCTAATTCCGTTGCTGGCCATAACCACGAGCTATATAGGCATCGCCCTAGCTCAGCAGAGCAACAACGCTGAGTTCATGAGACTCAAGAAGCCGATAGCATGGGGACTGACGGTTATACCGCCGGCTACACTCTACTTT